A genomic stretch from Bacillus sp. N1-1 includes:
- a CDS encoding class I SAM-dependent DNA methyltransferase codes for MEILKNNEFVNFIWKNAEILRGPYAKEEYRDVILPLTVLRRFDCLLEPSKEKVLEKAKVVKHDAILNKITGYDFNNTSQYDFPTLLKDPDNVADNLRNYIQGFSSNVRIIFERFDLEDEIKKLDEYNLLYSVIQMFASIDLRVSTVSNLQMGYIFEELIRRFSENAEAGDHYTPREVIKLMVNLILNEDQSDLMQEGKIVQVGDFACGTGGMLSEATEFITELNPDAQVEVFGQEINPKSYAIACADLLIKGQNAGHIAFGNSLTKSDGHKELNVRYALMNPPFGVDWKHYGKDIKEEHEEKGFDARYGAGLPRTSDGSLLFLQHMVSKMKQDEKGSRMAIVFNGSPLFTGDAGSGESEVRRWIIENDLLEGIVALPDQLFYNTSISTYIWILSNRKNANLAQGAVRKGKIQLLDATNSYVKMRKSLGNKRNEITEEQIAEISRLYGEFKENDRSKIFDLQDFGYSKITVERPLKLNFMITPDRIQNLYNESAFAKLYNQDEIDKLNQKEKKKTVDIKKIEKYYEGLILQNQIISILKENVSEDLFQNREAFLKKLKALFKGIPEVKAGLWKAIYMGLSERDESAYTCLDKKGNPEPDPTLRDTENVPLKENIQDYFEREVFPHVPDAWIDQSKTKIGYDIPLTRYFYKYVALESSEVLKQHVIALEDEVQELLMKVLV; via the coding sequence ATGGAAATTTTAAAAAACAATGAATTTGTTAACTTTATATGGAAAAACGCAGAGATATTACGCGGACCCTATGCAAAAGAAGAGTACCGTGATGTAATCTTGCCATTAACTGTATTGCGTCGTTTTGATTGCTTATTGGAACCAAGCAAAGAGAAAGTTTTAGAAAAAGCAAAAGTTGTTAAGCATGATGCTATTCTCAATAAAATCACCGGATATGATTTCAATAATACAAGTCAATATGACTTTCCGACATTGCTAAAAGATCCGGATAATGTCGCAGATAATTTAAGAAATTACATACAGGGGTTCTCATCAAACGTCCGTATTATTTTTGAACGGTTTGATTTGGAAGATGAAATTAAGAAACTGGATGAATATAACTTGCTATATAGTGTGATCCAGATGTTTGCAAGTATCGATTTACGTGTTTCAACTGTATCAAACTTGCAAATGGGATACATATTTGAGGAGCTTATTCGTCGTTTCTCAGAGAATGCAGAGGCAGGAGATCATTATACACCTCGAGAAGTCATTAAACTCATGGTAAATCTTATTTTAAACGAAGATCAGTCTGACCTTATGCAGGAAGGGAAAATTGTGCAGGTAGGCGACTTTGCTTGCGGAACAGGCGGTATGTTATCTGAAGCTACCGAATTTATTACGGAATTAAATCCAGATGCTCAAGTAGAAGTTTTCGGACAAGAAATCAATCCAAAGTCTTACGCGATAGCTTGTGCGGATTTACTGATAAAAGGACAAAATGCCGGACATATTGCATTTGGAAACTCCTTAACAAAATCCGATGGTCATAAAGAATTGAACGTTCGTTACGCTTTGATGAATCCTCCTTTTGGAGTGGATTGGAAACATTATGGAAAAGACATTAAAGAAGAACATGAGGAAAAAGGCTTTGATGCCCGATACGGCGCGGGTTTACCACGCACCTCAGATGGTTCTTTACTGTTCTTACAGCACATGGTTTCTAAAATGAAGCAAGATGAAAAAGGGAGCCGAATGGCGATTGTTTTCAACGGATCTCCATTATTTACTGGTGACGCTGGAAGTGGAGAAAGTGAGGTGCGCCGGTGGATTATCGAAAATGATTTGTTGGAAGGCATCGTTGCTTTACCAGACCAACTTTTTTACAATACGAGCATCTCCACCTACATTTGGATTCTGTCTAACCGTAAAAACGCTAACTTAGCACAGGGCGCTGTACGTAAGGGTAAAATTCAATTGTTAGATGCGACTAACTCTTATGTGAAGATGCGGAAAAGCTTGGGGAATAAGCGGAATGAGATCACTGAAGAGCAGATTGCAGAAATTTCACGTCTTTACGGGGAATTTAAAGAGAATGATCGAAGTAAAATCTTTGATTTACAAGACTTTGGTTACTCAAAGATTACAGTTGAACGTCCTTTGAAGCTGAATTTTATGATTACACCTGATCGTATTCAAAATCTATATAATGAATCGGCTTTTGCTAAACTGTATAACCAAGATGAAATAGATAAGCTTAACCAAAAAGAAAAGAAAAAGACAGTTGATATAAAGAAGATTGAAAAGTATTATGAGGGATTAATTCTTCAAAATCAGATTATATCTATTTTGAAAGAGAATGTTTCAGAGGACTTATTTCAGAACCGCGAAGCATTTTTAAAGAAATTGAAAGCATTGTTCAAAGGCATACCAGAAGTGAAAGCAGGATTATGGAAAGCGATTTATATGGGCTTATCTGAGAGAGATGAAAGTGCGTATACTTGTCTTGATAAAAAAGGGAACCCTGAACCTGATCCTACTCTTCGTGACACCGAGAATGTACCATTGAAAGAAAACATTCAGGATTATTTTGAGCGAGAAGTGTTTCCTCATGTTCCTGATGCTTGGATTGATCAGAGTAAAACAAAGATTGGGTATGATATTCCACTAACTCGTTACTTTTATAAGTATGTAGCGCTTGAGTCTTCAGAGGTATTGAAGCAACATGTGATAGCCCTTGAAGATGAAGTTCAAGAACTCCTGATGAAGGTGTTAGTTTAA
- a CDS encoding restriction endonuclease subunit S yields MSMKSYERYRDSSLDWVSVVPEHWKVKKLKHVSDVNLSNVDKKSIKGEKEVLLCNYVDVYYNDVITDAIEFMRATAKYEQINRFKLKRNDVIITKDSESPTDIAVPTWVSKDFDDVLCGYHLALLRPNDQINGKYLFYTLQSQAINQQFHAKANGVTRFAIGKNTIKNAMVLIPPLLEQEKIAKWLDESLSNIDEIVSKKKQQIEILKQYHQSLITETVTRGLNSDVKMKDSGVEWLGEIPEHWNIKKIKHFTNHIGSGKTPRGGGEIYVDEGVLFLRSQNIHKDSLRLDDVVYIPKEIDNKMANSRVKNNDILMNITGASIGRANVYKLDIPANVSQHVCIIRVKEEKISPDYLNYVIASSYFQSQIMAYQNGASKEGLNFSQISNISFIVPRNIEEQNSIVDFLNMKISQIESIRKLMLQQIESFQQYRQSLIYEVVTGKIDVRNYVSNEQEMT; encoded by the coding sequence ATGAGTATGAAGTCATATGAAAGATATAGAGATTCAAGTTTAGATTGGGTCAGTGTAGTACCCGAACATTGGAAAGTGAAAAAGCTTAAACACGTTTCAGACGTAAATCTAAGCAACGTTGACAAAAAAAGTATTAAAGGGGAAAAAGAAGTTTTGCTTTGTAATTATGTTGATGTTTATTATAACGATGTAATTACAGATGCAATTGAATTTATGAGAGCAACAGCAAAATACGAACAGATTAATCGGTTCAAGTTGAAAAGAAATGATGTAATTATTACAAAAGATTCTGAATCACCAACTGATATTGCAGTTCCGACTTGGGTATCAAAAGATTTTGACGATGTTTTATGTGGGTATCATCTTGCCCTTTTAAGACCTAATGATCAAATCAATGGAAAATATTTATTTTACACATTGCAATCACAGGCAATTAACCAGCAGTTTCATGCTAAAGCAAATGGGGTTACTAGGTTTGCAATTGGAAAGAATACAATTAAAAATGCGATGGTTTTAATCCCCCCCTTACTTGAGCAAGAAAAGATAGCAAAATGGTTAGATGAATCTTTATCAAATATTGATGAAATTGTTAGCAAGAAAAAGCAACAAATTGAAATCCTTAAGCAATATCACCAATCTCTCATTACTGAAACGGTAACGCGGGGGTTAAATTCGGATGTGAAAATGAAAGATAGTGGTGTTGAGTGGCTCGGAGAGATTCCTGAGCATTGGAATATAAAGAAAATAAAGCATTTCACTAACCATATTGGTAGTGGAAAGACTCCTAGAGGTGGGGGAGAAATTTATGTAGATGAAGGAGTATTGTTTTTAAGGAGTCAAAATATTCATAAGGATTCTTTAAGGCTAGATGATGTAGTTTATATTCCAAAAGAAATTGATAATAAAATGGCAAATTCGAGAGTAAAGAATAATGATATTCTAATGAATATTACGGGGGCATCGATTGGCAGGGCTAATGTATACAAATTAGATATACCTGCAAACGTAAGTCAACACGTATGTATTATAAGGGTTAAAGAAGAAAAGATATCTCCTGATTATTTAAATTATGTAATTGCAAGTAGTTACTTTCAGAGTCAAATAATGGCTTATCAAAATGGAGCATCAAAGGAAGGTTTGAATTTCTCCCAAATTTCAAATATATCTTTTATAGTTCCAAGGAATATTGAAGAGCAGAACAGCATTGTAGATTTTCTGAATATGAAGATTTCACAGATTGAATCAATTAGAAAATTAATGCTACAACAAATTGAAAGTTTTCAACAATATCGCCAATCCCTAATCTACGAAGTGGTTACAGGTAAAATCGATGTCCGTAACTACGTCTCGAACGAACAGGAGATGACGTAA
- a CDS encoding DEAD/DEAH box helicase family protein, which produces MIVTPDTLKEREFQAVIKEYLITNHAYLEGKNQDYNRQYAIDENRLFAFLEDTQPKAVAKLTEIYKGQARNKILSRLDTELRRRGMIDVLRNGIKDYGVQVHLAYFKPPTTLNSDITALYEKNRLSVTEELVHKEGERIDLVIFLNGLPVLAFELKNEFTGQDVDDAKQQWMYDRSGEDLLFRFKQRTLACFAMDTNEVFMTTKLNGKKTFFLPFNKGHNGGRGNPSVKDKLKTHYVWEDMLQRDSLLEILGKFVYLKVDEEENDEGKLIKKETLIFPRYHQRDAVQKLLMHAKSFGSGHSYLIQHSAGSGKTNSISWLSHRLATLHNDNNKSIFDGVIVVTDRKVLDKQLQKAVYQLEHKAGMVARIEEDSTQLAESLNNGIKIIITTIQKFPYILDKLGTLRDKSYGIIIDEAHSSTSGKNMAALTTSLTLEEAQKMDAETEANERDTEDKIIDELSRVGKQPNVSFFAFTATPKGSTLKMFGSEDGKGKPRPFHLYSMKQAIEEGFIIDVLKNYVTYKTYYRVAKKIEDDPEFESAKATKAISRFVSLHPHNIEQKTEIMIEHFRKITSKKLAGQAKAMVVTASRLHAVRYKLAFDAYIRKKKYADMKALVAFSGKVKNRGNEYAETDMNGFSEKQLPKKFDSDEYQILLVAEKYQTGFDQPKLHTMFVDKKLTGLKAVQTLSRLNRTHPDKEDTFILDFVNDPEDIRKAFEPYYEDTVLEGDVDPNELYSIQQELEEYQILRTAEIDEFVEILYKQKQTKQETARLNYYIDEALERYKGLEEEEKRDFVSKAKKFNSIYMFVLQITPFQDVDLHKLFVYLRFLLKKISLKPGNNVDLEDKVALEYYSIKKKGEGSISLGEDGEEYSVSVAVSGGKSNEEPPKDPLTVILEKLNSKNSTDFGQHERLTIQQIVDIASEDVALKTQAENNTYEDFILGFRKRFMDYVVEGFEKNQGFFGKVLEDDDFQAQLEGYIGEHIYDFFKHRDS; this is translated from the coding sequence ATGATTGTAACCCCAGACACGTTAAAAGAACGTGAGTTTCAAGCAGTGATCAAGGAGTATTTGATCACTAATCACGCTTATTTAGAAGGCAAAAATCAAGATTATAATCGTCAGTATGCAATCGATGAGAATCGGTTGTTCGCATTCTTGGAAGATACGCAGCCTAAGGCTGTAGCTAAATTAACAGAGATTTACAAGGGGCAAGCGAGAAACAAAATCCTTTCTCGCTTGGATACCGAATTGAGACGACGTGGCATGATTGATGTGCTGCGAAACGGCATAAAAGATTACGGTGTTCAGGTGCACCTCGCATATTTTAAGCCCCCTACGACGTTGAACTCTGACATAACAGCTCTTTATGAAAAGAACCGTTTGTCAGTCACAGAAGAACTAGTTCATAAAGAAGGAGAACGAATTGATCTTGTGATTTTCTTAAACGGTTTACCCGTTCTAGCCTTTGAATTAAAGAATGAGTTCACCGGTCAAGACGTAGATGATGCGAAACAACAGTGGATGTATGATCGGTCTGGGGAAGACTTATTGTTTCGATTTAAGCAGCGAACCCTTGCTTGTTTTGCGATGGACACTAATGAAGTATTTATGACGACAAAGCTGAACGGTAAGAAGACGTTCTTTCTCCCTTTTAACAAGGGGCACAACGGCGGTAGGGGGAATCCATCAGTAAAAGATAAGCTAAAGACCCATTATGTTTGGGAAGACATGTTACAACGTGATAGCTTACTTGAGATATTAGGGAAGTTTGTCTATTTAAAGGTCGATGAAGAGGAAAATGATGAAGGCAAACTCATCAAAAAAGAAACGCTGATCTTCCCAAGATATCATCAACGAGACGCCGTTCAAAAATTGTTAATGCATGCGAAATCATTTGGCTCTGGTCATTCTTATCTTATTCAACATAGTGCTGGTAGTGGAAAAACCAATTCGATCTCCTGGTTATCGCATCGACTCGCTACCCTTCATAATGATAATAACAAATCTATATTTGATGGTGTAATAGTGGTGACCGACCGAAAGGTGTTAGACAAACAACTACAAAAAGCAGTTTATCAATTGGAGCACAAAGCTGGTATGGTAGCAAGGATTGAAGAAGATTCTACACAATTAGCGGAATCATTGAATAACGGAATTAAGATAATTATCACCACTATACAAAAGTTTCCTTACATCCTGGATAAGCTGGGAACCCTTCGTGATAAATCCTATGGCATCATCATCGATGAAGCTCATTCCTCTACGAGTGGTAAGAACATGGCAGCACTCACAACGAGTTTAACCTTAGAAGAAGCGCAGAAAATGGATGCAGAAACTGAAGCGAATGAACGGGATACAGAAGACAAGATCATTGATGAGTTATCTCGAGTTGGGAAGCAACCTAATGTCAGCTTTTTTGCATTTACCGCAACTCCAAAAGGGAGCACGCTTAAGATGTTTGGGTCAGAAGATGGGAAAGGAAAGCCACGTCCCTTTCATCTATACAGCATGAAGCAGGCGATTGAAGAGGGATTCATTATCGATGTTCTCAAAAATTACGTCACATATAAAACATATTACCGTGTAGCAAAAAAAATAGAAGACGATCCAGAGTTTGAAAGCGCGAAAGCAACGAAAGCGATATCTCGTTTCGTAAGTCTTCATCCCCATAACATTGAACAAAAGACTGAGATTATGATTGAGCATTTCCGAAAGATTACAAGTAAAAAGTTAGCCGGGCAAGCAAAAGCTATGGTCGTAACTGCATCACGTCTCCATGCTGTCCGTTATAAACTTGCGTTTGATGCCTATATCCGAAAAAAGAAGTATGCAGACATGAAAGCACTTGTCGCGTTTTCAGGGAAGGTAAAAAATAGAGGCAATGAATATGCGGAAACAGACATGAACGGATTTTCTGAAAAGCAGTTGCCGAAAAAATTTGATAGCGATGAGTACCAGATATTACTCGTAGCGGAAAAATACCAAACGGGCTTTGACCAACCGAAATTGCATACGATGTTTGTTGATAAAAAGCTAACTGGTTTAAAGGCAGTCCAAACCTTATCACGATTAAACCGTACGCATCCAGACAAGGAAGATACGTTTATCTTAGACTTTGTAAATGATCCTGAAGACATTCGAAAAGCATTCGAGCCGTATTATGAAGATACCGTTCTCGAGGGGGATGTGGATCCGAATGAACTGTATAGCATTCAACAAGAGCTTGAGGAATACCAAATCCTTCGTACTGCAGAAATTGACGAGTTCGTTGAGATTCTTTACAAACAAAAGCAAACGAAGCAAGAGACAGCAAGATTGAATTACTACATAGATGAAGCGCTAGAGCGGTATAAAGGATTAGAAGAAGAAGAGAAACGGGACTTTGTTAGTAAGGCAAAGAAGTTCAACAGTATCTACATGTTCGTGTTACAGATTACGCCCTTTCAAGATGTCGACCTTCATAAGCTTTTTGTGTACCTTCGCTTCTTATTGAAAAAAATCAGTCTTAAGCCTGGTAATAACGTAGATTTAGAAGATAAAGTTGCATTGGAATATTATTCGATTAAAAAGAAGGGTGAAGGTAGTATTTCGCTAGGTGAAGATGGAGAAGAATACAGCGTTTCGGTCGCGGTGAGTGGCGGTAAATCAAACGAAGAACCTCCAAAAGATCCTTTAACGGTTATTCTAGAAAAGCTCAATTCAAAAAATAGTACGGATTTCGGTCAGCATGAAAGATTAACCATACAACAAATCGTAGACATTGCATCAGAAGACGTTGCGCTAAAAACCCAAGCTGAAAACAACACATATGAAGATTTCATTTTAGGATTCAGAAAACGTTTTATGGACTATGTAGTGGAAGGGTTTGAGAAGAACCAGGGCTTTTTTGGAAAAGTATTGGAGGATGATGATTTTCAGGCACAGCTAGAAGGCTACATTGGAGAACATATTTATGACTTTTTCAAACATCGGGACTCATAG
- a CDS encoding TnsA endonuclease N-terminal domain-containing protein: protein MTEKKIAQMEKEGRGVGHGEEYKPWINIQDFPSSGLATRTKGWKTKRIHQFLSKLERDYFYIMEWSDVVVDIREQYPLVREDTVSIASELGLKHPLDPTTKVPIVMTTDFLLTLKTSKGTVYLARTIKPSGELEKQRTMEKFEIERSYWESRGIDWAIVTERDLPKMVIENIEWLHSSYFKFEEIKENVLMTYKEKMKLHISNYNTSIIEVVTEFDQQYHLEEGMGLEILKQMIAHKELKIDINNKILTHLWIEDVFQ, encoded by the coding sequence TTGACCGAAAAGAAAATTGCACAAATGGAAAAGGAGGGAAGGGGCGTTGGGCATGGCGAGGAGTATAAACCCTGGATTAACATTCAAGATTTTCCATCTAGTGGTTTAGCAACTAGAACAAAAGGCTGGAAAACAAAACGTATTCATCAATTTCTGTCGAAGTTGGAACGAGATTACTTCTATATTATGGAATGGAGTGATGTAGTTGTAGACATACGTGAGCAATACCCACTTGTAAGAGAGGATACGGTGTCAATAGCATCTGAGCTAGGTCTTAAACATCCTTTAGATCCTACCACGAAGGTACCAATCGTAATGACAACTGATTTCTTATTAACGTTAAAGACTTCTAAAGGCACTGTCTACCTTGCTCGCACAATCAAGCCTAGTGGTGAATTGGAAAAGCAAAGAACAATGGAGAAGTTTGAAATTGAACGTTCTTATTGGGAGTCGCGTGGAATTGACTGGGCTATCGTTACTGAAAGAGATTTGCCTAAAATGGTGATCGAAAATATTGAATGGCTTCATTCTTCATATTTTAAGTTTGAAGAAATCAAAGAAAATGTGTTGATGACTTATAAAGAGAAAATGAAGTTGCACATTAGCAATTACAATACCTCGATAATTGAAGTGGTAACTGAGTTTGATCAACAATACCATCTTGAAGAAGGCATGGGGTTAGAAATCCTTAAACAAATGATAGCTCATAAAGAACTGAAAATTGATATAAATAACAAAATTTTAACTCATCTATGGATTGAGGATGTCTTTCAGTAA